The genomic stretch CATACGGATCCTTGAAGGTTTTGTACCTTACCAGAAATCGACCATCCCCTTCCTTGTCTTCGCGAGGGCGATCCGTACCCCGGCTCAGGGGTCTCTGGAGGACTTCTATGATGGTTTCATCTTCGAGATTCTGGGTCTGGATCACCTCTCCACCCATGATGACAAGCCTCCCCCTGTAGGTTTCAAAGTCCCGGAGAATCGATTGCGGCGTGAGGCCCTTGAGAGCCGTCTCTCTGGCCTGACGGGAGATGACGTGTGTGCACCCCGCAACGCCGACCAGAGCCAGGCCCGCCGTGGCGAGAAGGAGAGAGGTTCTGTTCACCTGAGGATCGCCCCCGTGTTGCTCGGTTTCAACCCTGTCCTAATTCTTGCACGATTCAGCGGGCAGGACAACCCTTTTTCTGCAGTGCCCCCGCCTTTGAAGACCCCCCTCGTTCCCATGGGCATCGATTGCTGCGGCGGTGAGGTACTCATAGAGGGCAGCGAAGCCGGAGGGAGGGACAGAACAGAGCCGGGCCCCCTTTCGGTGTTGATCCGGACCGCTCTGGCCTGTCCAAGGGTCACGGTTCTTCGATGAACTTGGGGGGCGGTGAGACGCCGAGAGCCAGGGCCGGTCCCGGTATGACCATCAAGGTCGAGGTCCCGTGAGCGAGTATTCTGTTCTCCTCGTCGACCACCTCCGCGTCGGCCAGTGCGAGAGTCTTGCCGAGCTTGATCCGTCGGCCCCGGGCGATGAGTTTGCCGGCCCGGGCAGGAGCGAGAAAGTTGACCTTCAGGTCTACCGAGGTCATGGCCGTGTCCTCGTCAACCTCTGAAAAAACTGCCCAGAAAGCGGCGGCATCGACGATAGAAGCAAAGACTCCTCCGTGGACGACTCCAAAGGGTTGAAGGTGCTTGTTTTGAACCTCGATATCGAGAAGGGCGTATCCCGTGCCGATCTCACGGATCGACATGGAAAGGAGGGCAAAGTAGGGAGAACGGTTCACCACAAGGGTCGCTGCCTGGACATAGGCGGGGTTGAGCTTTCGCATGGCCGCTCCTTCTTGGAGATCTCGCGATCCTGTTATGGACCCGGCTGGTCCTGATGGGAGTCGCTTTTCAATCCGCCCTTCCCGGCAGACCAAAGGACTCGATCTTCTTTTCCATGACGTAGGCGTCTTCCGTACCGTAGTAGAAGGGGATTCTGGACTTCAGCTGGAATCCCAGGCTCTTATAGAAGCTCTGAGCTCCCGTGTTGCCTTCCCTCACCTCGACCCGGAGCCTCCCGGTCCGACACACGGACCCGCATGCCTCCATGAGCCTCCTTCCCACCCCCCTTCTCCGGCTAGGCGGGGCCACGGCCAGAGAGATCACATGACCGTCGGGCTTGAAGATGATATAGCCCCACACTCGGTCTTCCTCGAAGACGAGAAAGGTCTCTGGATGGACACGGTAGTAATGGAGGAACATTTCCCGTGTGTAGGAGGATTTCGGAAAGGCCTGGGCCTCGATCTGGAGCACCTCCTCCAAGTCTCTAAGCTCGAACCTTCTGATCATGATGGGTTCACACCCGTTGTTAGCCAGCCCGGCCCCTTTCCAGGGGTTAGGACGTTTCGTGCCTTCTATGCGGGATTCCAAGACCCTTCCTTATTCCCCTATAGGCCCGCTTCACGCGGCGTGCCACCTTCTCGACCAGGGTCCTGCGGTAGTAATCCCGGTCCTCCCTGCTCATCGCCTCCAACCTTCTGCCGTACTTCAACTTCGCCCAGGCATTGAAATCGAACCTTCTCGCCAGGTTGAAGAGGTAACCGTTCAGGGGCGAGAAACCCGGCTTCTTTATGACGGCCACGCCGAAATCGACCAAGCAGGGCCTTCGGCCGTCGATGACAAGGAGATTGTCCTTCTTCTTCAGATCGCCATGGGCCACCCCTGCCCGGTGGAGCCTTTTGATAAGGTCGAGGAGGGTCCTGAAGAAGATCTCTGGATCGACGATCCGAGCCCTCCGAAAGGGAATTCCGTCGACCCATTGTAGTACCAGATACCGTCCCCGGAGAAGGCCGTAACACCGGGGCACGCCTTCCATGCCGGAGAGCCTCGAGTAGACCCTGTACTCGTTACGGAGCATGGCCTGGCGAATGAGTCGGCCGACTCCCCAGCCCGTGGGCGCCTTGAGGATGAGGCGCTCCCCCTTGTGTTCGTAAAGATACACATGACCCTGATAGCCGTGGCTGAAGATATGCGACCCGCTCTTGGCGCTGCTCCTCAGCCAGTGGAGCAGCTCTTCTTCTGTGAGGTTTTCCATACACTCCAACATGGCCATTACCGGGGGTCAGTAGAGATTGAGGTAGAGAAAGTAAAGGCAAGACAGCAGGAAAAGAGCAATAAGGGGTTCGCCGTTCTGCCGCAGGCTCTGCCAGAACGACCAGTTGCCCTGCTGGTCCTGGCGATAAGGGGTGAGACGTGGAAGCAAGGCACGGGTCTCTCTACACCACTCCTCCCAGGCTTCCCCGAATCTGCGGTGGAGTTTCCGATCCTCCCGGCGGATGGCAGGAGGATAGAAGGCCAGGAGAATGCCGAGGAGCAGGGGGAAGCTCCACCACAGGCCTGAGGCCAAGGCAAAGCCAAACCCCATCGTGATGTTGCCCACGTAAAGGGGGTGTCTCACATAGGCGTAAGGTCCGTCGGTGGCAAGGGCCTGGTTCTTCTTGATATAACCCGAGGCCCAGAGGCGGGTTGCCACTCCCAGTACGACAAGGATGGCCCCGGGGATAAAGACAGCCCTGTCCGGTCGGCCTGCCGCACTGACCAGGACCACAAAGGCTACACCGACGAATTGACGATAACGCTCCCTCCGGTATCGAATGTCGTGAAAAAACCGCTCCAGTCCGAGGTCCATTGCCCTTGTTCCCCCCACCTGGGTCTTCTACTCAGTTCCGGATGAAATCTCCCTGTCGCCCCGCGAATCGACCCCAAGCCCGTGTATCCGTCGATTCGAGGGGAGTATAGCGAGACGGATCTGGGGTGTCAAGGGACAAGACCGTAAAGCTTCAAAAAGGACCAGAGGGAAGAGGGCGAGTACGCCGGAGCTCTCCGAACGAGCAGGATAGAGTTTTCCCGTTCAGAACGACGGCCTGCGGTAGGCCGAGGCCTGTTCTACTCTCTGCACGACTTGGCCGATGCATTGCTGCAAGGCCGCGCCCACGGCCAGAATGGCCGCTTCTCGGCCGCGGTCCCTCGCCTTTTTCCGTGCCTGGATCCGGGCCGACCAGAGGATCTCACGGTTCCTCATGTCGACGAACTCCACCTGAAGTTCGACCTCTCCGTAGAGGCCGTGTGCGGTTTGCAGCCTGTTGAACCGGAGAATCTTACCCCGGATCAGATAGGTCGCCGGAGGAGTGCTCGGGCGACTGTCAACGCGACTGAACAATCGGACTGCCCAAAAGGCC from Deltaproteobacteria bacterium encodes the following:
- a CDS encoding Slp/YeaY family lipoprotein, with translation MNRTSLLLATAGLALVGVAGCTHVISRQARETALKGLTPQSILRDFETYRGRLVIMGGEVIQTQNLEDETIIEVLQRPLSRGTDRPREDKEGDGRFLVRYKTFKDPYVFSQGRELTVAGIVVETKTSKIDHKSYTYPVLENRETHLWPEREEIPPSYWYPYHPWPYPYYPWPYHWYYGPCRYY
- a CDS encoding membrane integrity-associated transporter subunit PqiC, coding for MIKPYSRLSIALLAFICGCTTVPTPKYYRIPLDTPPASDASLRPCRESLRIARFHAVAPLRQDSVVTYQEGSPLVSFSPSECWESSPPDMVTRKLTQAFWAVRLFSRVDSRPSTPPATYLIRGKILRFNRLQTAHGLYGEVELQVEFVDMRNREILWSARIQARKKARDRGREAAILAVGAALQQCIGQVVQRVEQASAYRRPSF
- a CDS encoding GNAT family N-acetyltransferase, with protein sequence MIRRFELRDLEEVLQIEAQAFPKSSYTREMFLHYYRVHPETFLVFEEDRVWGYIIFKPDGHVISLAVAPPSRRRGVGRRLMEACGSVCRTGRLRVEVREGNTGAQSFYKSLGFQLKSRIPFYYGTEDAYVMEKKIESFGLPGRAD
- a CDS encoding isoprenylcysteine carboxylmethyltransferase family protein is translated as MDLGLERFFHDIRYRRERYRQFVGVAFVVLVSAAGRPDRAVFIPGAILVVLGVATRLWASGYIKKNQALATDGPYAYVRHPLYVGNITMGFGFALASGLWWSFPLLLGILLAFYPPAIRREDRKLHRRFGEAWEEWCRETRALLPRLTPYRQDQQGNWSFWQSLRQNGEPLIALFLLSCLYFLYLNLY
- a CDS encoding PaaI family thioesterase; protein product: MRKLNPAYVQAATLVVNRSPYFALLSMSIREIGTGYALLDIEVQNKHLQPFGVVHGGVFASIVDAAAFWAVFSEVDEDTAMTSVDLKVNFLAPARAGKLIARGRRIKLGKTLALADAEVVDEENRILAHGTSTLMVIPGPALALGVSPPPKFIEEP